One genomic segment of Hordeum vulgare subsp. vulgare chromosome 2H, MorexV3_pseudomolecules_assembly, whole genome shotgun sequence includes these proteins:
- the LOC123430532 gene encoding dCTP pyrophosphatase 1-like encodes MEVEGEKKVAMEAELGKETKEEAAADVSLKDLSRRLDDFAKERDWEKHHSPRNLLLAMVGEVGELSELFMWKGEVQKGCPGWEEREKEHLGEELSDVLLYLIRLSDMCGVDLGDAALKKIVKNAVKYPAPSKSA; translated from the exons ATGGAggtggagggggagaagaaggtgGCCATGGAGGCGGAGCTAGGgaaggagacgaaggaggaggCGGCCGCCGACGTGAGTCTGAAGGATCTGTCCAGGAGGCTCGACGACTTCGCCAAGGAGCGGGACTGGGAGAAGCACCACAGCCCAAGGAACCTTCTGCTCGCCATG GTTGGCGAGGTTGGGGAGCTGTCGGAGCTGTTCATGTGGAAAGGGGAGGTGCAGAAGGGTTGTCCGGGctgggaggagagggagaaggagcacctcggcgaggagctctcggacgTGCTGCTCTACCTGATCCGGCTCTCTGACATGTGTGGCGTCGACCTCGGCGACGCGGCCCTGAAGAAGATTGTGAAGAACGCCGTCAAGTACCCGGCGCCGTCAAAGAGCGCCTGA